One window of Oncorhynchus masou masou isolate Uvic2021 chromosome 28, UVic_Omas_1.1, whole genome shotgun sequence genomic DNA carries:
- the LOC135517722 gene encoding tyrosine-protein phosphatase non-receptor type 11: protein MTSRRWFHPNITGVEAENLLLTRGVDGSFLARPSKSNPGDFTLSVRRNGAVTHIKIQNTGDYYDLYGGEKFATLAELVQYYMEHHGQLKEKNGDVIELKYPLNCADPTSERWFHGHLSGREAEKLLTEKGKNGSFLVRESQSHPGDFVLSVRTGDDKTDSSDGKPKVTHVMIRCQHDLKYDVGGGEKFDSLTDLVEHYKKNPMVETLGTVLQLKQPLNTTRINAAEIESRVRELSKLAEATDKVKQGFWEEFETLQQQECKLLYSRKEGQRAENKNKNRYKNILPFDHTRVVLNDGDGSEAGSDYINANLIMVVTDIMPELESKCNSTKPKKSYIATQGCLQNTISDFWRMVFQENSRVIVMTTKEVERGKSKCVKYWPDMSALKEYGIMRVRNVKETSAHDYILRELKLSKVGQGNTERTVWQYHFRAWPDHGVPTDPGGVLDFLEEVNLKQESILEAGPIVVHCSAGIGRTGTFIVIDILIDVIREKGVDCDIDVPKSIQMVRSQRSGMVQTEAQYRFIYMAVQHYIETLQRRIEEEQKSKIKGREYTNIKYSLSDLTGGDQLQSPLPPCTPSPTPNCTEMREDSSRVYENVGLMQQQKSYR, encoded by the exons GTGGTTCCACCCCAATATCACGGGGGTGGAGGCTGAGAATCTGCTGCTGACACGGGGGGTGGACGGGAGCTTCCTGGCCCGACCCAGCAAGAGCAACCCTGGAGACTTCACCCTCTCTGTCAG ACGTAACGGAGCTGTCACCCACATTAAGATCCAGAACACAGGGGATTACTATGACCTGTACGGGGGGGAGAAGTTTGCCACCCTGGCTGAGCTGGTTCAGTACTACATGGAGCACCACGGCCAACTCAAGGAGAAGAATGGAGATGTCATCGAGCTCAAATACCCCCTCAACTGTGCTGACCCCACCTCTGAGAG gtgGTTCCATGGTCACCTGTCAGGCCGCGAGGCTGAGAAGCTGCTGACAGAGAAGGGGAAGAACGGTAGTTTCCTGGtcagagagagccagagccaCCCTGGAGACTTCGTTCTGTCCGTCCGTACCGGTGACGACAAGACAGACAGCAGCGATGGCAAGCCTAAGGTCACTCACGTCATGATCCGCTGCCAG CATGACCTGAAGTATGatgtgggtggaggagagaaatTTGATTCTCTGACAGACCTGGTAGAGCACTATAAGAAgaaccccatggtggagacactGGGCACGGTGCTGCAACTCAAACAG CCCCTGAACACCACTCGTATCAACGCAGCGGAGATCGAGAGTAGAGTGAGAGAGCTTAGTAAACTAGCCGAGGCCACGGACAAGGTCAAGCAGGGCTTCTGGGAAGAGTTTGAG ACTCTGCAGCAGCAGGAGTGTAAGCTGCTATACAGCCGcaaggagggacagagagcagagaacaaGAACAAGAACCGATACAAGAACATTCTTCCCT tTGATCACACTCGTGTGGTGCTGAACGATGGGGATGGATCTGAGGCTGGTTCTGACTATATCAATGCTAATCTCATCATGGTAGTAACGGACATCATG ccgGAGTTGGAGTCCAAGTGTAACAGCACCAAGCCGAAGAAGTCGTACATCGCCACGCAGGGCTGTCTACAGAACACCATCAGTGACTTCTGGAGGATGGTGTTCCAGGAGAACTCCCGGGTCATCGTCATGACTAccaaggaggtggagagaggaaag AGTAAGTGTGTGAAGTACTGGCCAGACATGTCAGCTCTGAAGGAGTATGGAATCATGCGTGTCCGCAACGTCAAAGAGACGTCCGCTCACGACTACATCCTGCGAGAACTCAAACTGTCCAAGGtcggacag ggtaACACAGAGCGGACAGTGTGGCAGTACCATTTCAGAGCGTGGCCAGACCATGGGGTCCCTACAGACCCCGGGGGTGTTCTGGACTTCCTAGAGGAGGTCAACCTCAAACAGGAGAGCATTCTAGAGGCTGGACCAATAGTGGTgcactgcag tgctgGTATCGGGCGGACAGGAACGTTCATAGTGATTGACATCCTCATTGACGTCATCAGGGAAAAAG gagtggactgtgacataGACGTTCCTAAGAGCATCCAGATGGTTCGTTCCCAGCGGTCTGGGATGGTTCAGACTGAGGCCCAGTACAGGTTCATTTACATGGCTGTCcagcactacatagagacacTGCAGAGACGCATAGAGgaagaacag AAGAGTAAGATAAAGGGGAGGGAGTACACCAACATTAAGTATTCTCTATCTGACCTGACGGGTGGAGACCAGCTGCAGAGCCCTCTGCCTCCCTGCACCCCCAGCCCCACCCCCAACTGCACAGA gatgaGGGAGGACAGCTCTAGAGTGTATGAGAACGTCGGTCTGATGCAGCAGCAGAAGAGCTACAGATGA